From the genome of Microtus pennsylvanicus isolate mMicPen1 chromosome 17, mMicPen1.hap1, whole genome shotgun sequence:
AAGCCATAGGTATTCTCTCCTGGAAAGGTTATAGCCAGTTCTTGTTTGAAGCATTAGGTTGTTAGAGAAATCCACAAGTCCTCCTCCAGAGCACGTCCCCCTGCTGTTCCGTTCCCTTCACCATCCCACTCTGAGGTACAAGCCAAGAGGTGGGTCTATGTGCACAGCTAACAAGCACAGGGTACCACCAGGCTGGGTGTGAACACAGGGACGAGAGCGTCATGGGGCGGGCTTACTAAGAGCCAGCTCCTTTGGTGTGTCACTTGCCTTCATGTCCACTAGGGCTATTTCCATTCACTTTCATGCAagatgactttttgttgttgttttgttttttgagacagggtttctctgtgtggccctggctgacctggaacttgttctgtagaccaggttggcctccaacttagagatccacctgcctctgcctccccaagtgctgggattaaaggtgtgccaccaccgcctggccaaggtggctttttttatttttttaaagaaaagaacaccAAGATCCAGAAAGCTGACAAAGGTGATAAAGAGCAGAGGTAGGATTTGAACCTAGGTGTCTCACTTAACCCCACTGCAAAGCCTAATAATCCCTTTGGCCCTTCCTATGAATTTCCAGCAGGCTTTCCTATTTGTTTCTCATAATACCCTGCCCATGGTCAACGGATCATACTCAAACGTCCATCTGCACTGACCTGAGGTGATCTCCTCAAAGCCCTACCTGAGTGCAATGCAAAGGTGACCTCGCTATCATCCGGGCCCTCCATGCTGCCGACCACCCCTTCCTGGGGTTCCAGGACCCAGCCCTCATCAttgccctcttcctcttcttcctcttcctcaaagTCCACGTCTTCCATCTCCTGGGCCAGATCATCTGCTTTGGGAAAAGCGTTAAAAGATGGATCTCGAAAGATCTAAGAGGAATGGGGTGAGGGGTGGAGAGAATAGGGCGACGCTGGGGTGGGTGGTGTGGCCAAAGGTGAAGGCGTCGTCCCACACGTACCGAGCAGAAACAGAGCGCTAGGGGGGCGGAGAAGGAGAGATAGGCTAGGTCTGAGGACCTGGCGTTGGCCAGCGACCGtgtgggtagagaggacagagggCATGATGGGAAGGGGGTGTGTGAGGGGAAGGGCCAGGGGAGGCGTCAGGGAACCCCCACCCAGCCAGGCCTCGAAACTAGTGTGGGGGGTAGGGAaggagggctgggaaagaaatgtcGGTAGGAACGACCGgtaggaaaggggggagggggagaagcaggGGTCAGAGGCCAGGGGTGAGCGCCTCCTGTCCCATGGCCTCAGGAGCGACAGTTCTCACCCGGGTCGGGCGGGCCTGGATCCAGCTCTACCACCTCAATGATCTCTTCATCTCCGTGGAAGCTTAGAGTCTCCAGCGGCGGGGTGTCAGCGGCCGCTCCGCTCTCTGATTCGGACTCCATGCGGCGAAACCTCCCGATCCACTTCTCTGGGCCCAAACGCCTCCCAGAGTCAGCTCTGCGCGACGACGCGGAACTCGAGCCCCTCCTCCCGGGAGGAAGTAGGCGTAGGTGACTCCCAGCCGAAAGAGCGACGGAATCCGGACCAATAGCGACAGAGGTGGACTGACAGAGCCGCCAATCACAAGGCAGAACTGGGATGACCAGGCCGGGGCGTGGCGGGAGAACCCAAGCTCCGCCCGACATGACTCCGCCCCCAGCTGGAGGGAAACAAGCGAGCGTGCGCGCCTCCGGGGTCTCCTGGGAGGAGTAGTTCTCCCGGGTCCGCTACGCGgacttctgggaaatgtagtttctgGTCTGTAGGCAGGACGGAAGGCGCGGGGGAGGCCCCTTACGCAAACTACAATTCCCGGCGGGGAGCGCAGTGAAGGGGGTGGGACCTGAACATGGCGGCGGTGGTAGCTGCTACGGCGCTGAAGGGCCGTGGGGCGAGAAATGCCCGCGTCCTCCGGGGTAAGGAGAGGGACCCCGGGGAGGGCAGGGCGCTAAAAGATCCCATTCCCTTCACATCCCATCCGGCACCACAGCAGGGAATCAGGCTGCTAATTGCTGCCCACACCTCTTTGCAGGATCTTAGAGAGTCTGGGGGTGAAAGATGCTCTAGAGGTCACCTAATCTAACCCCTGCGTTCAGGTTACACAGCAAGTCTGGGGTCTTGCTGCTAGAGGGAGTTCCGAAGGAGCCTTTAGTCTCCCGCGTTCCAGGGGTTTCATACTCACCGCAGTGCAGAGGAAAGAGCGCTGGGCTTCTGGAGGCTTGAGTTCTAGCACTGGGTAATTAGCGGTTTGACCTTGTGCGGAGCAGCTCGTCTCTCAGggcttcagtttcctcttctatAGTACGAGGGGATGGAGTTAGCTATCCTTTGGGATAGCTAAGGTCCTGCAGTTTTAAAAGGGTTCCCCGGATTTCCTTCATACGTATGTCTCTGGTGAGTCTCTCTGCAGTCCTTCCCAACCTATCTTCTGAATAGAAAGAACAGCAGCGAAGCTCGCTGTCCTGGCACCAGGGTGAGGAACCCGCAGTGACGTGGAAGTAGCTTCCAGAGGTGTCACCTCGATGGCGATTTTCCCATTTCTGTTTGGATTCTTCATGGCACTTGTTACTCCAGACTGCAatctctcccctccctcatccTATACTGAGCTGCCTTTCTTTCATTCACAGGGATTCTCTCTGGAGCCACAGCTAACAAGGCTTCCCAGAACAGGACCAGAGCACTGCAGAGCCACAGCTCACCAGAGTGCAAGGAGGAGCCCGAGCCCCCCCTCTCTCCTGAGCTGGAATATATTCCCAGAAAGAGGGGCAAGAACCCCATGAAAGCTGTGGGACTCGCCTGGTGAGTTTTAACTGCCCCTCTGCCTAGCAGTGGGGCGTGCACTGGAGGGGTGTCGGTACCTAGACACTTGAGTTGCATGCAGATGGTGAGCTGAGgccaagggaaaggaagagaatctCGGGGTTCAAGAGGTGGAATCTcaaagtgggggagggaagatgggGATGGGACAATATGTAGCATTGGGGAGACAGTGACTTTACTTTGGAGCAAGATGAGCTGATGTGGTTTGAATTTCGGTCATTGGCTTCATCCTTCCTATTGGGAGCTGGAGTAAGTCTTagtaattaattaaaattgtgTTAGATTATGTTGTGTAGAAACTAGAAATGGTTCTGTGAATTTATTTGCTTCTGATTCTGGCTTTAATACATATTATTGGTCAACTTGAAAGGAAAATGGAGGGAAACTAACATTTTTTTCCAGCAAGCGGCTGAGGCGTGACAGAACTTTGCCATATAAGTGTTTTAAGCTTTCTGAGGTAAACATTGCACTTCCATCTCACCAGGGAGGGAACAGAGGCTCCCAGCTGGGATTCTCGCTAGGTCATGACTTCATGTTCTTTTGACCCTTACCAAGACCCTCCCTTTGAATTGTAGTTGCTCAGATTAAGAAAAAGACTTGGTTGATATACCTTAGAGGTTAAGACATGCTTAGCACCCTTGAAATCCTAAGTTTAGTCTGcagcaccaaaaagaaaaaaagaggtgtCTGGGAAGGGATGTGAGGCAGTTGAGGCAGAGGGGACTTTGCAGACTCGCAGAGGGCTACTTACACTATCACACATCAGCGGCCAGGAGGAGTGAAGAGGCCCATGAATATCAGCCATAAAGAGGAACAAAGAGGTAGGCAGGACCACACAGGGCCTTTAGTGCCATGCCTAGCGTTGGCATGGATATAATAGAGAGCTATTACAGTGTCTTAAGCAGGCAGCAGCCAGCACAAAGGCCAGCAGACAGCTATCACCACAGCGTTTGTACACTTGGCACAGCTGGACTGATTCTTCCAGCTCCTCTGGCTCAGTCCCTGCCCAAACCCGCTGCACATCTCCCCATCCCTAGGGCCATCGGCTTCCCCTGTGGTATCCTCTTCTTCGTGCTCACCAAGCAGGAAGTGGACAAGGACCGTTTGAAGCAGATGAAGGCTCGGCAGAACATGCGGGTTTCCAACACGGGCGAGTATGAGAGCCAGAGATTTAGGGTTTCCTCCCAACAAGCCCAGTTCCCTGAAGTTGGGTCTGGTGTACAGAACTGAATGAGGATCACTGCAACCTTGCACTAGACTGTTGACTGGAGTTCTGTGTGGCTAATTGTGGTCATTTCCCGAGGCCCACCAGAGGGCGCATGATGCTCAAGCTGCTGCCAGCACCCGCCTCTTCCACACAGAAGAACCAGCCAAAGGCAAATAAAGTTATTAAGTACTGGCATGGAAAGGAAGCAGGACTGCATTTGTAAGCCCcaggaggggaggggcagagtgGGGCTGGCTGCTCGTCCCTGTTCTCTCAAAGAAGACCTGTGTTCCCAGCTGGGTGGTGAAATAACCAGACTTAGGTGCAACAAGCATAGGTACAGGCCGTGGAAACCCAAGCCTTCAGAGCCACTGGTCAGGAAGGCAGGTTCCCATGTCGCCTTAAACTAGTTCAAATCAGTCAGGCATggacatctttaatctcagcactcagtaagaagaggcaggtggacctcttgAATATGAGGCCAGGGTGGTCTGcatagttccaagacagccagaacaaCAGaataaagagaccttgtctcaaaaaaaaaaaaaaaaaaaaacaaggcaaaaatcaAAGGCTGCATTCAGGGCATGGATGAAAAAGCATCCAAATATGTCAGCCACTCTggtcttcatttttctcatttgtaagaGAAACTAGTTTCCAAGAGAAATTCCAAACCCATGGCCTAGTCCCTTTCttgcctggaaaaaaaatgttatataaaGACACAGCTTCCTGGGGAAGTTAAAGCTAGGGAGCTTTTACAGAGGGTTCATGACATAGATATGCACATTTGAGCTCCTTCCCTCAGCCAGCTTTTGTCATTTCAGCAGCCTGTCTCTCCCATCACCAAGAACTGTTCCACGAAAATTTGCTTGGTTCCGTAGAACTGGCTGGAGACTCAGCCTGAGATGCAAAGGAAGTGGACACTTTGACCAAAGCCACCACCTTACAGTGAAGAAAGCCACAGCTACACAGGTTCTCAATGCCAAACATAACACTTTATTACATTTCTAGTTGTGTCCCTTTGGGATGTATTCAGAATCAAATACTGGACAGAACGGCTCTCATTATGTCCTTGGGCTAGTAAGGTTCCCACCTCACCTAATAAGCTAACTGGCTTCTGTCTCCACCGTGGTCAGTACCAGCTGGAGGCTCTTGGATTCTACAGAAAGTGGTAGCTGGCTTGGAGAGGGGGTTCTAGTCTACTGAGCCGGTGTTAGAAGGGACGGTCACTAGGTACCAGAGTGGGCTTTCGTGTTTCTCAGACCAGAGAGGGAACCCAAGGCACTTTCCATATCCCCACCCGTCTCTTCTCCTAGACTCCTTCCAGCCACTCAGGATCCTACAAAGCACCTCACTTGCTGACCTTCGCCTCCCACCGTCTTCTGAGTGTCTGAGCAGAGTGCCAGCCAGGTGGATGCCGTTCTCAGCCCCCATACTGAATAAACTTTGCTCACTGTCTTCCCCTAACCCAGATAAATAATCTATACATGTTACTGGAGGATGGGGTTGGAGCAGGGAAACCGCAGGGCACAGATCTCCCCTAGCTGCCAGAGCTAAGAGACGCCAAGCCTAAAGAGTTCAGACGGAGTAAGTGGCCCATGAGTAATGGAGCTGGGGGCAAAGCATCTGGCTTTATTGGATCCAGGAGGGGAACAGCTCCAGCTCCCTAGCCTAGAACCCTGTGGCCAAGGTGGGATGTGAGCCTCTTCACCTTGAAGCTCCTGTGTTCACAGGCTCCCCACTCTCCCCACCGCACTGAAAGTTTGGTGTATGCTCACTGTGGGTCAAGGGGAGGAGATACAACTTCAGTCTGGTCCTTACCGAGTCCACCAAGGACAAGAGTTGCAGTAACTCGAGAACCCTTGGTTCTCACATAATACAGCCAGAGGCCCTCCCATCCCCAGGACAGAGGGGAAACTGGGCAGATTACTTGAGAGGAGAAGGGATCTGGGCCCAGCCCAATAGGAAAgggtgagtcccaggccagtgaAGGGGATAGCTCTCAGTCTCGACTCCCCACCAGCTGGAGCACGAAAGTGAAGATGTAGACTATATCAGTGTAGATCTGCAGGGCACCTGTGATATAGTCCTCTGGGCTGATGGTGTGCTTCCGGTTCCCCAGGACCAGCTGTGTGTCGTAAGCCAGGAACTGCAGGGAAATGAGACATGAGTGCCCAGGACCCTGGTCAGCAGAATGTTCTAGAGCTGAGCTGTCCATCCTGCTTGCTGAGGGACTCACTAAGAAGTCGTGTGACACAGCCTCTGCCCTTGAGCGGCTCACTTCTCCCTAAGAAGGCTGACACACTGTCGTTACACAGCAGGGAGTGTGAACAAAAGACAACAGGGCTGCCAGGAACTTCTAAAAGCTCTAAATAGGAAAGAACAATTGTCCAGGGCCCCGCCCCACCTTCCAAGCTGCCTAAATTCCCTCTCTACCCTTCCAGCTTCCCCTCCCAGAACAAGGACCAAACTTACCAGAGTGAAGCAGATGGCCCCCAGAGCGGCATAGACCATGTGGAGCCAGTAAATCTGTGAAATAGCACAGTACAAGCATTAGGAAGCCAAGCTAAGCACAACAGAAGCAGGCCCTCAAGACCCAGCTGACCCTGGAACTCCAGCAGCTGAGCAGGGAGATCAGGGAAGGTACCTCTCCAGGGTCTCCTACCCTGCCTCTAGATCCTGGGAGAAACTGAGAATGTGATTTATTTGCCAGAGAGAGCAGAGGCTGTGCCACGATACCCATATAAAACCAGTCACGGCACCTTTCAGCTAGTCTGAGTACAGGAGTGTTTGAAAACATGGCAGCTGAGTAGAGCGAGCTCATGAGGGGTATGCTCAGCAAAGCAGCTCACCGGCTCCTGCAATCCACTTTGGGGACAGTTTACAGAGGCCCCTCAGCAAACTTGAGTTGCCTGCCACCCTGCTCAATACCACTGCCAAATGCCTGTGCATAGGCCAGGAACAGCCACGGTGGGGCAGGTAGCATCCCCATCCTGACCCTTCCGCTTCAGCCCCATGCACTCCCTTGGACTGACTGGAAGCAGAGAAGGTATCAGATCCAGTGATCCCAAAGCCCCTTACATCCAGGCCTGACTTGGTCCTTTAGCTTTGCATCGCAGAACCTGGTCTCAGCTAACCTGCCATTTCCTGTAGAATTCAGTGGTGCTATCTAGGGCCCAAAGGGGTGTGGCTTACCATCTACCTGAGAGAAAAACCCAAAAGGATGGTATTGTGTTGGTGCTGGCACTAGCCAATGGAGGAGAGGCGTGGGAACCAGAGCCCACCCCTGCACTACGGGAAGTCTGCTGGCTGGGTTCACTGCCTGCCCTCATGGCAGGacactcacatatttgaatgacAGCACAATGCTAGTGACAATCCCAGTGACCATCAGCACGATCCCCAGGACACAGAAGAGGCCTGTACACGAGGTGAAGTCCACCTagaagaaaggggggaggaggaCCTGTCCGATGACTGCCATCCTCAGCAGCCAAGTTGGGGAGTCAGCACTGCTCCTGGGGCAGGGCAGTGACATGCTAAGGACATACACAGGAGACAgcctgccaggtcagacatgagAGCTCAGCATTAGACTTgggaaaggggtgtgtgtgtgtgtgtgtgtgtgtgtgtgtgtgtgtgtgtgtgtgtgtgtgtgtgtgaagaggtcAGACATGAGAGCTCAGCATTAGAGTTgggaaaggggtgtgtgtgtgt
Proteins encoded in this window:
- the Pnkd gene encoding putative thioesterase PNKD isoform X4, with the protein product MAAVVAATALKGRGARNARVLRGILSGATANKASQNRTRALQSHSSPECKEEPEPPLSPELEYIPRKRGKNPMKAVGLAWAIGFPCGILFFVLTKQEVDKDRLKQMKARQNMRVSNTGEYESQRFRVSSQQAQFPEVGSGVQN